One genomic segment of Lampris incognitus isolate fLamInc1 chromosome 2, fLamInc1.hap2, whole genome shotgun sequence includes these proteins:
- the LOC130108162 gene encoding G-protein coupled receptor 22-like, with the protein METDSYTSNLATSDWAGTVTSLGGLGLLEEQGGRGPSTSVASWYMPYPLSFQVSLTAFLMLELVLGFGSNLTVLVLYCSQSNLVDSVSNTVTVNLHILDVAVCVLCLPLTLVVVLLPPGPNLALLCCFHEACVTFASIATAINVLVVSLDRYDISVRPANRLLTTRRAALLLAAVWVTSIAVFFIPFLEVEFFSGGSMAENGPVMPTSMPAWHNRTLLCVGGQGYHTGLGMYYHLILQVPIFFATVVVMMFTYYKILRALNIRIGSHIKRGQRFKGPSCRGLHKRQKKRKAGLGVTGGGQVKGEPCTTDGSKQLSHPPLIPSPTPTPTATSLLPLSSPAPLVTSDVSAAARLPAALGVQASVSAIIALRRAVRRHRDRRERQRRVFRMSFLIISTFLGCWAPLSVTNMLILSVGPSDALVSLRLWFLALAYGTTVSHPLLYAFTRQKLRGALRAKVKKRVVSLLQVDPSPGGTVIHNSWVENKKSCRQVRLEASEATDGCLAEAL; encoded by the coding sequence ATGGAGACTGACAGCTATACTTCAAACCTAGCTACCAGTGACTGGGCTGGGACAGTGACCAGCCTTGGGGGACTGGGACTCCTTGAGGAACAAGGAGGAAGAGGTCCATCCACCAGCGTGGCATCCTGGTACATGCCATATCCACTAAGCTTCCAGGTATCTCTAACTGCCTTCCTCATGCTGGAGCTGGTGCTTGGATTCGGTAGCAACCTAACAGTGCTGGTGCTCTATTGCTCCCAGTCCAACCTGGTGGACTCTGTCAGCAACACGGTGACTGTCAACCTGCATATCCTGgatgtggcagtgtgtgtgttgtgtctgccCCTCACTCTGGTGGTGGTGCTTCTTCCCCCGGGTCCAAACTTGGCCCTGCTCTGCTGTTTTCATGAGGCCTGTGTCACTTTTGCCAGCATTGCCACCGCCATTAATGTCCTGGTCGTCAGTTTGGACCGCTATGACATTTCAGTGCGGCCAGCCAACAGGTTGCTAACAACACGCAGGGCTGCGCTACTCCTAGCTGCTGTTTGGGTCACCTCTATAGCCGTGTTCTTCATCCCATTCCTGGAGGTGGAGTTTTTCAGTGGAGGGAGCATGGCAGAAAATGGACCAGTGATGCCCACTTCCATGCCAGCCTGGCATAACCGGACACTGCTGTGTGTGGGTGGGCAAGGCTACCACACAGGCTTGGGTATGTACTACCACCTTATACTGCAGGTACCCATCTTCTTTGCCACAGTGGTGGTCATGATGTTCACCTACTACAAGATACTGAGGGCTTTAAACATCCGCATCGGCTCCCACATCAAGAGGGGCCAGCGCTTCAAGGGCCCCTCCTGCAGAGGGCTCcataagagacagaaaaagaggaaggcaggGCTTGGAGTGACAGGTGGTGGACAGGTCAAAGGGGAGCCATGTACAACTGATGGGTCTAAACAGCTCAGCCATCCCCCCCTCATCCCTTCCCCCACGCCTACCCCTACAGCCACCTCCCTCCTACCCCTGTCATCCCCTGCTCCACTGGTCACCTCGGACGTGAGTGCAGCAGCTCGTTTACCAGCTGCCTTGGGTGTCCAAGCCTCTGTTTCTGCCATCATTGCTCTACGGCGGGCAGTGCGGCGCCACAGGGACCGTCGTGAGCGCCAGCGGAGAGTATTCAGGATGTCCTTCCTCATTATCTCCACCTTCCTGGGCTGCTGGGCTCCCCTCTCTGTTACCAATATGCTGATCCTGAGTGTGGGACCCAGTGATGCCCTGGTCAGCCTTCGTCTTTGGTTTCTTGCCCTGGCATATGGCACCACTGTCTCCCACCCTCTGCTGTATGCCTTCACCCGTCAGAAGCTGCGCGGTGCCCTCCGTgccaaagtgaagaagagagtggtgTCCTTACTCCAAGTGGACCCCTCCCCAGGAGGCACAGTTATACATAACTCCTGGGTGGAGAACAAAAAGAGCTGTCGGCAAGTGCGACTGGAAGCAAGTGAAGCCACAGACGGCTGCCTGGCGGAGGCCCTGTGA